CTGAACTCATTTGTTGGTGAATGATTTAATATTTACTTATTTCTGCGCTGATTTCGGGTGAGCGCCATGGGCCGGCGGCTGGGCCTCACGAAGACACATCACGGACATCCCGCAGGCACTGACGCACTGGTCTCGCTGCCATGCTTGAGAGCGCTCTGTCACCAAACAACACGATATTAAGGCCATCCAGTGAGGAGGGGCACTATGCCAACCGACCGCGTCACCGTCTCTCTCGACGAGGAGACCAAGGCGACGTTAGAGGGGCTGACCGACCGAACTGGGGAAAGCCAGAGCCAGCTGATCCGCGAGGCAATCGCATTCTACGCGGCAAACTTCGACTCGGCACACGCGAGTGACAGCGACCACCTCCAGACGTACTACGAGATGCTCTCGACGGGCGAGCACGTCTTGCTGGACGTCGACTTGCTTCACGCACTCCTGAGTCAGTTTAGCGATCCGGCAGAACAGGACGAGGAGGTTCTCGAGATGATCGATCAGGTGGCACAGTACCACGCTCAGGAATACGCTGAGCGGTTCGATTCGCTCGAAGATGTTCTCGAATGGCTCTCGCTGTGTGGGTTCCTGACCGTTCGGCGGGACGAAAAAGGGAGTTTCCACGTGGTGTTCCCATCCGAGTCGGTGCGGTGGTTGATGATTCGGTTCATCCGTGGTAGCATCGCCGACCTCCCGTTCGAAATTGAAGTCGACGAGAGTGTTTCGAAAGTTCTACTGAGAGAGCGAGAACCGTGAATACCCCCGGCACGGGACGTAAACAGACTCAAATCGGTGGGTGTGGGGGTTCTTACTAGTTCACACACTTGGTGACACAGACACAGGGTTCATACGACCGATGTTCCGGCCACACACAGGTCTTAACAATGTTTTTCATTACCTGCTGGGACCGTGACAGTGGCTATCAAAACTAACAATCATGAGCATTACAAAACGACTCAAAGCCGTCGGCCCGGGAGCGATGGTCGCCGCCGCGTTCATCGGCCCAGGCACGGTCACGACTGCGAGTGTTACCGGGGCGGAGTTTGGCTACGCACTCCTGTGGACAATGGTCTTCTCAATTGTTGCAACGATCGTTCTCCAGGAAATGAGTGCGCGACTGGGTCTTGTCTCGGGGGAGGGGCTCGGCGAAGCACTTCGAGAGCGGTTCGACAATCAGATCGTCGAGTACGTGAGTATATTCCTCGTTGTCGGCGCGATCGGCGTCGGGACCGCCGCCTACGAGGCCGGGAATATCCTCGGCGGTGCCGCAGGGCTCGCGACGATTACTGGTATCGACTCGACGGTGTGGGGGGTCGTGATGGGACTCGTGGCCGGACTCCTGCTCTACACTGGGCGCTACAAGCTGATCGAGCGAGCGCTCATTGGTCTGGTTGCCGTGATGGCGTTCTCGTTCGTAGCATCGGCGATCCTCATCGGTCCCGATCCCGGTGCGATTGCGATGGGGTTCGTCCCCGGTATCCCCTCGGGGTCGCTGTACCTCATCACCGGCCTCATCGGAACGACCATCGTCGGGTACAACCTGTTCCTGCATGCGAGTAACGTCCAGGAGCGGTGGAGCGGTCCCGACGATATCGGCCACTCCCGCATCGACACGGTGCTCTCGATCGTCGCAGGCGGCGTCATCACGATTACGATTATGGTCACCGCGGCTGCAGCGTTCGAGCCAGGAACCCAGATCAGCGATATCGGCCGGATGGCCGAACAGCTGCGACCCATCGCGGGTCCGTACGCCGAACTGTTCTTCAGCATCGGCATCTTTGCCGCCGGGTTCACGAGCGCGACGACAGCACCACTCGCGGGCGCGTGGGCGACCACAGGTGCACTCGGCTGGGATTCGGATATGCAGAGCACACAGTTCCGTGCGGTCTGGGGGACGATCCTCAGTGTCGGGGTTCTTTCGGTGTTGCTGGGCGGCAGCCCCGTCCAGATCATCGTGTTTGCACAGGTGGTCAACGGGATTTTATTGCCGATCGTCGCGGTATTCCTGATATACGCGATGAACCAGCGGGACCTCCTCGGCGAGTACACGAACGGGTCGATTGCGAACGCCCTCGGCGCGATTGTGACGCTCATCGTCGTGTGGCTCGGCGTTCGGACGCTGCTCAGCGTCGCGGGGGTGCTGTAGATGGGAGACCGGCGGATCGGCGTCGACGTCGGTGGAACGTTCACCGATGTGACGCTGTCGCTCGACGGCGAACTCGTGACCGCGAAAGTCCCGAGCACTGAAGACCAGAGCGAGGGCGTTATCGCCGGGATCGAGAAGGCCTGTGACGCGGCCGACATCGACCCGGAGACTGTGAGCGAGTTCTCTCATGCGATGACCGTCTCAGTCAACGCGCTCCTCGAAGAGAACGGCGCAAAGACGGCACTCGTCACAACCGATGGATTCCGGGATGTTCTGGAAATCGGCCGCCAAGACCGCCCGTCGCTGTACGACCTATCCGCCGAAAAGCCAACACCGCTGGTTCCCAGACGCCGACGCTTCGAAGTGTCCGAGCGGACGACCACCGACGGCGTCGAACAGCCCGTCAACGAGGACGAAGTGCGGTCAATCGCCGAGCAGTTGCGCGAAATAGATATCGAGTCCGTTGCCGTCTCGCTCTTGCATGCATACGCGCACCCGGAAAACGAAAGCCAGGTGGCAGAAATCCTGCGCGACGAACTCGATGTTCCCGTCTCAGCCTCCCACGAAGTCCTCGCTGAGTTCCGCGAGTACGAACGAACGTCAACGACGGCCGTCGACGCATACGTACGCCCGGCGATTGACCACTACGTCAGTCGCCTCACCGACCGAGCGCGGGAACTCGGAGTCCCACAGCCCCGAATTATGCAGGCCAACGGCGGCATCACCGATGCCGACACTGTCAGGCGGAACGCCGTGACGACCGTCCTCTCGGGCCCTGCCGCCGGGGTCGTTGGGGCAGGGTCGATGGCGGCCGACGAACAGGACGGGCTCGTTACGTTCGATATGGGCGGGACCTCCAGCGACGTGAGTCTCGTCCGCGATGGCGAAGCCGAACGGACGACGGAGGGCGTCATCAACGAGCGGCCGATCAAGACGCCGATGGTCGACGTCGAAACAGTCGGTGCAGGTGGCGGGTCCATCGCCTGGGTCGACGCCGGGGGCGCACTCCGCATCGGACCGCGCTCTGCCGGAGCCGACCCCGGCCCTGCCTGCTACGGGAAGGGCGGAACTGAGCCGACGGTCACCGACGCGAATCTCGTGCTGGGCTATATTGGTGAGAGCACGAGTCTGGGTGGCGAACTCTCGCTCGATTCGGATGCGGCCTACGACGCGCTTGCAGATCTCGCCGACGAGGCGGGTTTCGACGGGCCCGTAGAAGCCGCCCGTGGCGTCTACCGCGTCGCAAACGCGAACATGACCAGGGCCATCCGTTCTGTGACCGTCGAGCGCGGGTACGACCCGCGGAAGTTCGAGCTCGCCGCGTTCGGGGGTGCCGGGCCGATGCACGCGGTATCCATCGCGGATAGCCTCGATATCGACCGGGTGGTGATTCCACGCGCCTCAGGTGTGCTGTCGGCATACGGTCTGCTCGCGGCCGACGAGAAGCGCGACGCAGTACGGACGTATCAGCGGTCACTCGACGCGGTCGACCCAGAGGATGTTGACACAGTCTACGAGGAGTTGTCCGAAGAACTGCTGGCTGAGGTCAGTGACCGCGAGGCGGCGACAGTACGGTACTCCGCCGACTTCCGGTACGCCGGCCAGAGTTTCGAGCTTACCGTGGATGTCGACCGACCGTTTGACACCGCGGACGCCCGCGAGCGGTTCGCCGAAGCCCACGAGTCTGCCTACGGCTATCGAGCGGACGAGTCGGTCGACCTGGTGAACTGTCGCGTGACGACGACCGTCGAACGGAGCGCGCCGCCGGTCAAGTACACTGCCGAAGGCGACCCACAGAAGGGCCCTCGAGAGGCGGTGTTCGCCGACGAGGTCCGCGAAACCCCGGTCTACGAGCGAGCGAAACTGCAACCACAGGATAGCATCGACGGCCCCGCGATTGTCGAGGGCGATGAGAGCACAATCGTCATCCCACCGGCGTGGAACGTCCGGGTGCGCGATGACGGGACACTGACAGCGGCGGTGAGCGACACATGAACGACGAAGCTACGACATCGAGTGACGGACAGGAGACAATCGACCCTGTAACGCTGGAAATCCTCAGGAACCAGCTAGAAAGCGTTGCAACCGAGATGGGCCACGTGCTCATCCGCGGGGCGTACTCCCCGAACATCAAGGAGCGACAGGACTGTTCGACGGCGCTCTTCGACGCGTCGGGTCGGATGGTCGCACAGGCGGAACACATCCCGGTCCACCTCGGCGCGATGCCCGATGCGGTGGATATTGTCCTCGAAAAAGACCCGAAACCGGGCGACGTGTTCATCGTCAACGACCCGTTCGCCGGCGGGACGCACCTTCCGGACATCACGCTCGTCTCGACGATCGCACCAAACGACGAGGTGATTGGATACGCTGTCTCGCGGGCTCATCACGCCGACGTGGGCGGAAGTTCGCCGGGGAGTATGCCACCGGGCGCACAGGAGATTTACGAGGAGGGACTCCGACTGCCGGCAGTTCGGCTCGTCGACGGCGGCGAACCCAACGAGGCGGTCCACGACCTCATCCGTGCCAACGTCCGGACGCCAGACGAGCGTGAGGCGGACCTCCGGGCCCAGCGCGCCGCCAACGCCCGGGCCGAGGAACGCATCGGTGAACTCCTCGAAGAACACGGGCCGACGCTGCTCGACGCATTCAATGCCGTCATCGAGTACTCCCGCGAGCGGGTCAAGGCTGAACTCGATGCTCTCCCGGACGGAACGTATCGCGCGAAGGATATCCTCGAAGGTGACGGTGTGACCGATACCGACATCCCGATTGACGTGGCCGTCACCATCGATGGGGCCTCGATAGCTGTCGACTTCACCGGGACTGCCGACCAGGTGGCGGGCAACCTGAACGCGCCGCTTTCAGTCGCGAAGAGCGCGGTCTACTTCGTCGTCCGAGCTATCACCGACCCGGAGATTCCGCCGAACCACGGCTGTTACGAGCCGGTGTCCGTATCCGCACCCGAAGGGTCAGTGCTCAATCCGAACCCGCCAGCCGCGGTCGTCGGCGGCAACGTCGAGACCAGCCAGCGCGTCATGGATGTCACGCTGGCGGCGCTCGCCACGGCAGTCCCCGACAAAGTCCCTGCCGGTGGACAGGGAACGATGAACAACCTCATCATCGGCGACCGAACTGGTGAGTTTACTTACTACGAGACCATCGGCGGTGGGTTCGGTGCCCGACCCGAGAAAGACGGGATGGACGGCGTGCAGGTCGGCATGACGAACACGCTCAATACGCCCGTCGAGGCGATGGAGACAGAGTATCCGCTCCGGGTCGAGCGGTACGCGCTGCGTCCGTCAAGCGGCGGCGACGGTCGATACCGCGGCGGGCTGGGGCTCGAACGCACCGTCACCGTCGAGACCGACGCCACCGTGTCACTGCTGACGGAGCGCCGGCGGACGGCCCCTGCTGGAATCGCTGGCGGCGAGGACGGCACGACAGGGGAGAATCTGGTCGACGGCGAGCCAGTCCCTGCCAAGGCCTCCATTGATATCGAGGCTGGGACGACCGTCTCCGTCCGAACGCCTGGCGGCGGCGGACACGGCAACCCAGCAGAGCGGGACCCGGAAGCGAGAGAGCGTGACCGACGCGATGGGAAGGCAGACGAGGGGTAGCGTCTCGATTCGGTTGCTCCCTGATAGAACGCGACCGGGCTGTGGAGTGGCGTGTTTCGAGCGCTACGCTCATACGAGTGGGATACAATACTGTGTATTGATATGAAGGTCTCGGTCGGAATCACGACCCTCCACCTTTCACAGAAGAGCGCACTTTTGCTGCTCCTTGCCACCGGTCTGCTCGGGTTCGGCGGGTACGACTACGTCCAGCAGTCACAGGCGGTCGACAACGCCGTTGCCGTCCAGGCAACCATCACCGATTCCAGTGTCGATCGAATGGACGGCGGGCGAGGAATCGATTACGAACCGGAAATTCAGTACACGTACAAATATCAGGGGGAGACCTACACCAGCGAGCAGGTGTTCCCGAGCACAGGCGTCCGGACGTACTCCGACCGATCGAGGGCGGAGTCGGTGGTCGAGTCCTACGAGCCGGGAACGACGGCCCGCGCATACGTCTCACCAGCCGACCCGGACGACGCGTTCCTGATTCGAGAGCGGACGCCGTTCCCACTGCGGGCCATCACCATTGGCGGTTTTCTCTCCGTCATCGGCGTGCTGGCCGGGCTGGGGCCCAAGAATCCGGGCCAACAGGAACTACGGCCCGCGAACGAAATGCAGTCAGCACAACACGAGACGTGGGTTGACAGTCACGGCGAGACACTCCACCGGCTATCGAAACAGGGACTCGGTGTCTGTTTCGTCGGGTTCTGGCTCTCGATGGTCGCGCTGGTGTTCGGCCTTCTCAACACCCCCGGTGAATTTGGAGGCCCGCCACAGGAGATTCAGGCAGAACTTCTGGGGCCGATCGGGCTCCCGATGCTCGCGGGGTTCAGCTTCTGGGTCGGGATGATCCTCTCACTGTGCCTGTACGGCGGCTGGTCGTTCGCCGAGTACCAGCAACTCCGGCGGCGACTCCCAGACCCGAAGCCGCCGAGTCCATTCAGGCATCCGAGTCGGCTCATCACGATACTCGGAACTGAAGACAACGACCTAAGCGAGTACGGGCGGCGTGTCCGGCGGACTGGATGGGCGTTGATGATTGCTGCCGGGATGACAGCTGTGCTGGTGCATCTCCTCTACATCGCAAGCTGACCGGCCAACCGGTCAGAGACGCGTTCTGAGCGGTGCCACCGACAGTCAGGTGTCCGGCGTGTCGATAGCTTTCTGCACCCCGAGCCAGTTCGTGATGGAACCATCGGGGCCGGTAAGCGGCACTATCGTCACTCGGTTTCTGAAGCGTTTCCCGTCCGCTCGGTAGTTCCACAGTTCGACGGTCCGCTGTTCCCAGATATCGATCCCTTCCTGAAGCGTTGCGATTGCATCGGCGTCAGTTGCTGGCCCCTGCAGCAATCGAAGGTTCTCGCCGCGAAGCGCTGCTAGCGAGTACCCGGTCATCTCCTGAAACGTCTGTGTCGCGTATCGGACTGGATTATCCTGATACGCCGGGCCAGTGAGCGTCAGACCCAGCGGGACCGTCCCGAGTCGCACCATTCTGGCGATGCGTTCCCGCTCAGACGCCGTCACAGAGCTGGGCTCGAACCCATCGAGGTCTTGGAGGATGTCAGTCGGTGACTCGTCAGCGAGTTCCAGGTCAACACTCTGGAGATTGTGTGTTTCGACAATGTCTGGAAGCCGACGGCGAAATCTCTCCTCATCTAGCAGCATACAGTCGATAAGTGCGTCCCTGAGTGGGGCCATGTTCGCAGTTGGCTGTTGTAGTTAGCGGTAACACAAACTCCCGTCGATGTCCGGCCTATGGCTGCTCAGGCGTGCCATTCATGCTGATACAGCACCTGTTGCAGGTACGCGCTCGTCCCTACGATACCAATGTCTGAACGCGAATATCCGGTGGCCGACCTTCCGACGCCTCGTGAGACGTACAGCCCCGGCGACGCCGTTTCCCTGCAGCTTGACGCGCTGGAAACAAATGACGACCCGTTTGAGAACGCGGGAATCATGACGGCGTACAACTTCGCCTCCCCGGCCAACCGCCGCTCTACTGGCCCGCTTGACCGGTTCATAGCCATGGTCCAGTCACCACAGTACCGGCCGATGATCGACTTTGAGGAGGCTGTGCGGGGCCCTGTCGAGCGGGATGAGAACTATGCTGAACAGCGGGTGACGGTGACAGGGCCGGATGGCCGAACAACCACGTACGAGTTCGGTCTGTCAGTGCAGTCCGTCGGTGAGTTTCGAGGCTGCTGGCAGACCGACCGTGTTGTGGTGGTCTGAACGGGGCAGCAACTGAACCAGTGCCCGGTAACGTGTTGTGAACTGGGTTGCAGTAGCTACTGTCAGTGCGGCCCATTCAAGTGCTACTGCCACCTATTTCAGGCGTTTTCACGCGGCGAACACTTTACAGGTGTCGACCCACCAGCCACGAAGCAGTGGCATAAGTAAAACACAGCCTCCTTCAAGCAGCACGTTCCATTCTGTAGTCGTGTAATATTCCAATATAAGTAAGATATGTTATTATTTGGAGAACAGTTCCGTTCATTGTGCCGTCTCCGTAACGCGACGAGACACTAACTCAAGTTCAACTGGTCTATCAGCACCGAATGAGATTGCGTCATTCAGTTCGTTTAGCGCTCCTCGTGCTCTTTTTATACAGATTTGCTCACAACGTTACTTTTCCACTATACCTAGTGGCATTGTACTATTGAGTTGCTTAAATCGGCATACTGAGCGTAAAACTCGTAATAGTTGGCAGTAGGACGCTAGATTGTGAGATGCTGCGGTTTTAATCTTCAAAGAATAGCCGCTTAATTCTACACGTCGAAGGCGTGTTTAGTGCATTTCTCAATTAATCAGATATAGTATCAAAACCTATATTTTCAGTTTTTCCAACCTTTTCGATCAGGCTGTGTCAGTTACTGTATTTCACTCACTGCTACACTCGACCCAGTAGGCAGCAGGTTGCGAGACCGGAGGTGCACTGTGTATTCCAGATAGGATCTGGGTTCTCACATGGTCACTCTTCGAATAGTGT
The Haloarcula marismortui ATCC 43049 DNA segment above includes these coding regions:
- a CDS encoding hydantoinase/oxoprolinase family protein — translated: MGDRRIGVDVGGTFTDVTLSLDGELVTAKVPSTEDQSEGVIAGIEKACDAADIDPETVSEFSHAMTVSVNALLEENGAKTALVTTDGFRDVLEIGRQDRPSLYDLSAEKPTPLVPRRRRFEVSERTTTDGVEQPVNEDEVRSIAEQLREIDIESVAVSLLHAYAHPENESQVAEILRDELDVPVSASHEVLAEFREYERTSTTAVDAYVRPAIDHYVSRLTDRARELGVPQPRIMQANGGITDADTVRRNAVTTVLSGPAAGVVGAGSMAADEQDGLVTFDMGGTSSDVSLVRDGEAERTTEGVINERPIKTPMVDVETVGAGGGSIAWVDAGGALRIGPRSAGADPGPACYGKGGTEPTVTDANLVLGYIGESTSLGGELSLDSDAAYDALADLADEAGFDGPVEAARGVYRVANANMTRAIRSVTVERGYDPRKFELAAFGGAGPMHAVSIADSLDIDRVVIPRASGVLSAYGLLAADEKRDAVRTYQRSLDAVDPEDVDTVYEELSEELLAEVSDREAATVRYSADFRYAGQSFELTVDVDRPFDTADARERFAEAHESAYGYRADESVDLVNCRVTTTVERSAPPVKYTAEGDPQKGPREAVFADEVRETPVYERAKLQPQDSIDGPAIVEGDESTIVIPPAWNVRVRDDGTLTAAVSDT
- a CDS encoding DUF3592 domain-containing protein, which produces MKVSVGITTLHLSQKSALLLLLATGLLGFGGYDYVQQSQAVDNAVAVQATITDSSVDRMDGGRGIDYEPEIQYTYKYQGETYTSEQVFPSTGVRTYSDRSRAESVVESYEPGTTARAYVSPADPDDAFLIRERTPFPLRAITIGGFLSVIGVLAGLGPKNPGQQELRPANEMQSAQHETWVDSHGETLHRLSKQGLGVCFVGFWLSMVALVFGLLNTPGEFGGPPQEIQAELLGPIGLPMLAGFSFWVGMILSLCLYGGWSFAEYQQLRRRLPDPKPPSPFRHPSRLITILGTEDNDLSEYGRRVRRTGWALMIAAGMTAVLVHLLYIAS
- a CDS encoding DUF4864 domain-containing protein translates to MSEREYPVADLPTPRETYSPGDAVSLQLDALETNDDPFENAGIMTAYNFASPANRRSTGPLDRFIAMVQSPQYRPMIDFEEAVRGPVERDENYAEQRVTVTGPDGRTTTYEFGLSVQSVGEFRGCWQTDRVVVV
- a CDS encoding ribbon-helix-helix protein, CopG family, encoding MPTDRVTVSLDEETKATLEGLTDRTGESQSQLIREAIAFYAANFDSAHASDSDHLQTYYEMLSTGEHVLLDVDLLHALLSQFSDPAEQDEEVLEMIDQVAQYHAQEYAERFDSLEDVLEWLSLCGFLTVRRDEKGSFHVVFPSESVRWLMIRFIRGSIADLPFEIEVDESVSKVLLREREP
- a CDS encoding hydantoinase B/oxoprolinase family protein, with the translated sequence MNDEATTSSDGQETIDPVTLEILRNQLESVATEMGHVLIRGAYSPNIKERQDCSTALFDASGRMVAQAEHIPVHLGAMPDAVDIVLEKDPKPGDVFIVNDPFAGGTHLPDITLVSTIAPNDEVIGYAVSRAHHADVGGSSPGSMPPGAQEIYEEGLRLPAVRLVDGGEPNEAVHDLIRANVRTPDEREADLRAQRAANARAEERIGELLEEHGPTLLDAFNAVIEYSRERVKAELDALPDGTYRAKDILEGDGVTDTDIPIDVAVTIDGASIAVDFTGTADQVAGNLNAPLSVAKSAVYFVVRAITDPEIPPNHGCYEPVSVSAPEGSVLNPNPPAAVVGGNVETSQRVMDVTLAALATAVPDKVPAGGQGTMNNLIIGDRTGEFTYYETIGGGFGARPEKDGMDGVQVGMTNTLNTPVEAMETEYPLRVERYALRPSSGGDGRYRGGLGLERTVTVETDATVSLLTERRRTAPAGIAGGEDGTTGENLVDGEPVPAKASIDIEAGTTVSVRTPGGGGHGNPAERDPEARERDRRDGKADEG
- a CDS encoding PAS domain-containing protein, whose amino-acid sequence is MAPLRDALIDCMLLDEERFRRRLPDIVETHNLQSVDLELADESPTDILQDLDGFEPSSVTASERERIARMVRLGTVPLGLTLTGPAYQDNPVRYATQTFQEMTGYSLAALRGENLRLLQGPATDADAIATLQEGIDIWEQRTVELWNYRADGKRFRNRVTIVPLTGPDGSITNWLGVQKAIDTPDT
- a CDS encoding Nramp family divalent metal transporter, which encodes MSITKRLKAVGPGAMVAAAFIGPGTVTTASVTGAEFGYALLWTMVFSIVATIVLQEMSARLGLVSGEGLGEALRERFDNQIVEYVSIFLVVGAIGVGTAAYEAGNILGGAAGLATITGIDSTVWGVVMGLVAGLLLYTGRYKLIERALIGLVAVMAFSFVASAILIGPDPGAIAMGFVPGIPSGSLYLITGLIGTTIVGYNLFLHASNVQERWSGPDDIGHSRIDTVLSIVAGGVITITIMVTAAAAFEPGTQISDIGRMAEQLRPIAGPYAELFFSIGIFAAGFTSATTAPLAGAWATTGALGWDSDMQSTQFRAVWGTILSVGVLSVLLGGSPVQIIVFAQVVNGILLPIVAVFLIYAMNQRDLLGEYTNGSIANALGAIVTLIVVWLGVRTLLSVAGVL